A window of the Salvelinus sp. IW2-2015 linkage group LG3, ASM291031v2, whole genome shotgun sequence genome harbors these coding sequences:
- the LOC111955257 gene encoding uncharacterized protein produces MPTTKGTGGAGSPRGQRYRPASEFDDATLAQKREYWKTKKREQRAKLSEVKREKDTNRVCNSLGRNAVHKTLTSMVLNPSASCSMAGSAPTLLNSDGSYQTNVXGAPVVLLKGKGSAISYHLNHSVAEEDQNSSSANQKEKWFQRIKLDKVLPQFPTSSTGPGEGAMVCKMSVKSSPTGGTVIGTVTSAKPNGVLLNSGSSLPLGRVAVRPSGSAPRQPQSGMTILNGGSPVVSTQKHLATQSVSRPDAXTETQVTVRVQPGPLTANITSGLPIVTNQPAPVLIHKPEGRPIGMKVTQLGGTKRDPVTGQEVSCINDTSATLETAEDKAAKRRENWRIKKREQRAKQAVRLTKARERXTNMEITLQKAGPNVVIERPPSALSGQGHRQCINRVRVPFISAGRLLKNARAVASVVVKRESEDSVLAKLTAVNANQQTVQVKVENPQDAEPTMQTGMASNVIGFKPAGEPSRRXPGPGQFANTSQGMVRCRTPRQRFIEIQRNFLGQRNMRKSPCHATAFKTCNALREDPTETPEQRVSRKREYWRVKKREQRAKLSVEVRAKMKEKDALMRRVNRYQSILEDMRKARAAGCNTLPQPTGNGPTHTSASETIGGFIKEDGTLTNTIPQMYLITEAKETGDEIGGIGGMPVNNSFTNTNIQRQHQLLPKHTGDTYSNMVHQIRVNPPPLIRPAQVNVSCPPIGLSIRKPPRLVSGSPPKNLPNPHTVVQPQSRITLTHPQNIQNTFPGLPTAIPKPASWVMQMAVKASTASAALNLDPKLTEEEKMAKKREYWRVKKREQRAARATRLRQGVQARGKTASQKRRNQRLARLAVAIPNVNNTLTIKPLSNTSVSTSPQGDQIKQERGSTSTDAPCPLLEQPLCVDIKPSRCSPPPQTEPPDPASSADSQATTLLVVASMKKXLEESLSTVADWKTEQPDCITEQLPCKSDPQTCSYKDASVQMEVKPNLPLLTLEDEEKVSLSGDLSLEVKGWKVDADAXPSCQVTICPLSPHPKDSPLSSPCTESLSFPAPPPSEPTSHTPTHSWSHTAASRGPPLPRRAQRLRAKKAGHHHCCSPEPPKLHHQPQQQQQQPPHQQHENQHRHQPPHQQPQNQQQLQQHQHAPEVTGQNVTLEKKREYWRTIKRQQRARTARQGGGGLRRGDYGRRLALKAAQVSNLLIVKTHTQRPVQRSGSFGLHTAPLLELQSPPLLQPISPPASGPKASLSMVTNIPTLLVVDPTTSNMGQPYDTTQLNPPVNCTSISNSPIGHTGSPQTSHSFSTVSIPIGGGVTVPPLSEGKKDGLLLXENQQEAAPGSSADSPHVLKWRLRVQETSDXDTSPIATLTPPPNPLTSIKLLPIQHPSQTSSFTPTQTPFKYQGAQISQSGNVQNVRSPTLQGLTKSPIYISPMGPPKPVPGESEEETLRKKREYWRVRKKEQRARKAMRDGEMTEKRPSVNWQPILPNTHHPQQLLEEMETQEQDPDRWFNTSEDSELLLSTSTETDMCYFPDFGQTEPLEDESELLFLHDDLGDNYDGAISDAVWRNRYLMDYDPLNQLLVCMVCGELQYSHSLEGVRAHIDEAHPDTLSLESPEHLRILEAWDEQVSRRERFFTSQLQQHSGTMGGDSVNLPAEVMVDTEDSSYPTNSKSSRTIKRL; encoded by the exons ATGCCAACCACCAAGGGAACTGGAGGGGCTGGCAGCCCACGGGGTCAGCGCTACCGTCCAGCCTCAGAGTTCGACGATGCCACACTTGCCCAAAAGAGAGAGTACTGGAAGACCAAGAAACGAGAGCAGAGGGCCAAGCTGTCAGAGGTCAAGAGGGAAAAAGATACAAACAGAGTATGTAACTCCTTGGGCAGAAATGCAGTCCATAAGACCCTAACCTCTATGGTGTTGAATCCCAGTGCCTCTTGTTCAATGGCAGGGTCTGCCCCCACTTTGTTGAATAGCGATGGTTCCTACCAAACCAATGTCGYTGGTGCACCTGTAGTTTTATTAAAGGGAAAGGGTTCTGCTATCTCCTATCATCTGAACCATAGTGTTGCGGAAGAGGACCAAAACTCTTCCTCAGCAAACCAAAAGGAGAAGTGGTTCCAGAGGATAAAACTTGACAAAGTCTTGCCTCAGTTCCCAACGTCCAGTACAGGTCCAGGAGAAGGTGCGATGGTCTGCAAGATGTCGGTGAAAAGTTCCCCAACAGGGGGCACTGTGATCGGAACGGTTACCTCAGCCAAACCCAACGGAGTGCTGCTCAACAGTGGCTCCTCCTTGCCTCTGGGAAGAGTGGCAGTGAGACCCTCAGGTTCTGCACCTCGCCAACCACAGAGCGGAATGACTATTCTGAATGGCGGCTCTCCTGTAGTGTCAACACAGAAGCATCTGGCCACCCAGAGTGTATCAAGGCCTGATGCGRTAACTGAGACGCAAGTTACCGTGCGTGTTCAGCCTGGACCGCTAACTGCTAACATTACCTCAGGGTTGCCCATCGTGACCAATCAGCCTGCCCCTGTCCTCATTCACAAACCAGAGGGTAGGCCTATAGGGATGAAAGTAACACAACTAGGTGGGACAAAGCGTGACCCGGTCACAGGCCAAGAAGTTAGTTGTATCAACGACACATCAGCTACACTGGAGACTGCGGAGGACAAAGCCGCCAAGCGCAGAGAGAATTGGCGCATCAAGAAGCGAGAACAGAGAGCGAAGCAGGCGGTTAGGTTAACGAAGGCTAGAGAGAGAARCACGAACATGGAGATAACGTTGCAAAAAGCTGGACCCAACGTGGTCATTGAACGTCCTCCGTCTGCTTTGAGTGGACAGGGCCATAGGCAGTGTATTAATAGAGTCAGGGTCCCGTTCATCTCAGCCGGACGCCTGCTGAAGAACGCCAGAGCAGTGGCTAGCGTTGTAGTCAAAAGGGAGTCTGAGGATTCAGTCCTGGCTAAGCTAACTGCAGTCAACGCTAATCAACAGACTGTTCAGGTAAAAGTAGAGAATCCGCAGGACgctgaaccaacaatgcagactGGCATGGCATCGAATGTCATTGGTTTTAAACCTGCAGGGGAACCAAGCAGAAGGRTCCCTGGTCCAGGGCAGTTTGCCAACACTAGCCAAGGTATGGTCCGTTGTAGGACTCCGAGACAGAGGTTCATTGAAATCCAAAGGAATTTCCTGGGTCAGAGAAACATGAGAAAGTCCCCCTGTCATGCTACAGCCTTCAAAACCTGCAACGCACTCCGAGAGGACCCAACGGAGACACCCGAGCAGAGGGTGTCCCGGAAGCGGGAATACTGGCGTGTCAAGAAGCGWGAACAGCGAGCTAAGCTGTCAGTGGAAGTCCGAGCTAAGATGAAGGAGAAGGATGCTCTGATGCGAAGAGTCAACCGGTACCAGAGCATATTGGAGGATATGAGGAAGGCGAGAGCAGCGGGCTGCAACACACTGCCACAACCAACAGGAAATGGGCCMACCCACACCAGCGCCTCAGAGACCATCGGAGGGTTCATCAAGGAGGACGGTACATTGACCAATACCATTCCCCAAATGTATCTCATTACAGAAGCAAAAGAGACAGGGGATGAAATTGGTGGCATCGGTGGGATGCCTGTTAATAATTCATTTACGAACACTAACATACAGCGCCAACACCAACTGCTTCCCAAACACACTGGTGATACATATAGTAATATGGTACATCAAATACGGGTCAACCCACCACCTCTAATCCGTCCTGCTCAAGTTAATGTCTCCTGTCCTCCCATCGGCCTATCAATCAGAAAGCCTCCCAGGTTAGTTTCAGGCAGCCCCCCGAAAAACCTCCCTAATCCACACACAGTCGTCCAGCCCCAGAGTCGTATCACCCTCACACACCCTCAAAACATTCAAAACACCTTTCCTGGTTTGCCTACAGCGATACCGAAGCCGGCTAGCTGGGTCATGCAGATGGCTGTCAAAGCTTCTACAGCATCAGCAGCGCTCAACTTGGACCCAAAGCTAACAGAGGAGGAAAAGATGGCTAAGAAGAGAGAGTACTGGAGGGTAAAGAAACGAGAGCAGAGGGCGGCACGCGCCACCCGCCTAAGGCAAGGAGTTCAAGCTAGGGGAAAGACTGCCTCACAGAAGAGGCGGAACCAAAGGTTAGCACGATTAGCTGTCGCCATTCCCAATGTCAACAACACACTGACTATCAAGCCTCTCTCAAACACCAGTGTGTCCACGTCTCCACAGGGAGACCAAATCAAACAAGAGAGAGGATCAACCTCAACAGACGCTCCATGTCCTCTACTGGAACAACCCCTCTGTGTTGATATCAAACCGTCCCGGTGTTCACCGCCACCACAGACCGAGCCACCAGACCCAGCCTCGAGTGCTGACAGCCAGGCCACCACTCTCTTGGTGGTGGCTTCTATGAAGAAGRTGCTGGAGGAATCCCTCAGCACTGTGGCTGACTGGAAAACGGAACAGCCAGACTGTATTACAGAACAGCTGCCTTGTAAAAGTGATCCTCAGACATGTTCTTACAAGGATGCTTCCGTCCAGATGGAGGTCAAGCCAAATCTACCTCTGCTCACCCTGGAAGATGAGGAGAAGGTCTCCCTATCTGGTGACCTATCGTTGGAGGTCAAAGGATGGAAGGTGGATGCTGACGCCRTGCCATCCTGCCAGGTAACCATTTGCCCATTGAGCCCTCATCCTAAGGACTCTCCCCTGTCAAGTCCTTGCACTGAAAGTCTGTCTTTCCCAGCTCCCCCTCCCTCTGAACCCacctctcacacacccacacactcttgGTCCCACACGGCAGCTTCCAGAGGACCACCCCTCCCTCGCAGAGCCCAGAGGCTGCGTGCCAAAAAAGCAGGACACCACCACTGCTGCTCCCCAGAACCCCCAAAGCTACACCATcagcctcaacaacaacaacaacaaccacctcATCAACAACATGAAAATCAACATCGACATCAACCACCTCATCAACAACCTCAAAATCAACAACAACTTCAGCAACATCAGCACGCCCCAGAGGTGACAGGCCAGAATGTGACtctggagaagaagagggagtacTGGAGGACGATAAAGAGGCAGCAGAGAGCTAGGACTGCcaggcagggaggaggggggcTGAGACGGGGGGACTACGGCAGACGACTGGCCCTCAAAGCAGCACAG GTTTCGAATCTCCTCattgtgaagacacacacacagaggccagTGCAGAGAAGCGGAAGCTTCGGTCTACACACAGCACCATTGCTCGAACTGCAGTCCCCCCCACTTCTCCAGCCTATATCTCCCCCTGCTTCTGGACCCAAGGCTAGCCTCAGCATGGTCACCAACATCCCTACACTTCTGGTTGTAGACCCCACTACCTCCAACATGGGACAGCCATATGATACAACACAGCTCAACCCTCCTGTCAACTGTACCAGCATCTCCAATTCACCCATTGGTCACACAGGGTCCCCACAGACATCTCATAGCTTCAGTACCGTGTCTATCCCTATAGGAGGTGGTGTCACTGTCCCCCCATTGAGTGAGGGGAAGAAAGACGGGCTGCTATTGGWGGAGAACCAACAGGAAGCGGCCCCAGGATCCAGCGCTGACTCGCCCCACGTTCTAAAATGGAGACTGCGAGTGCAGGAAACCTCAGACARCGATACCTCACCCATCGCTACTCTCACACCTCCTCCCAACCCMTTGACTAGCATAAAACTCTTACCCATTCAGCATCCCAGTCAAACATCCTCTTTCACCCCAACACAGACTCCTTTCAAATATCAAGGTGCTCAGATTTCTCAAAGTGGGAATGTACAAAATGTACGATCGCCTACATTGCAGGGGCTCACCAAAAGCCCTATCTACATAAGCCCAATGGGTCCGCCCAAGCCAGTGCCGGGGGAGTCGGAAGAGGAGACtctgaggaagaagagggagtactggagggtgaggaagaaggagcagagagcCAGGAAAGCAATGAGAGATGGGGAGATGACAGAGAAGAGGCCCTCGGTCAACTGGCAGCCCATCCTTCCTAACACTCATCATCCTCAACAGCTGCTTGAGGAGATGGAGACACAG GAACAGGATCCTGACCGGTGGTTCAACACCTCCGAGGACTCTGAACTACTTCTGAG TACttccacagagacagacatgtgCTACTTTCCTGACTTTGGCCAAACTGAACCTTTAGAAG ACGAATCAGAGCTCCTTTTCCTACACGACGATCTTGGCGACAACTACGACGGCGCCATCTCGGATGCTGTATGGAGGAATCGCTACCTCATGGACTACGACCCGCTGAACCAGCTGCTGGTGTGCATGGTGTGCGGGGAGCTCCAGTACTCCCACAGCCTGGAGGGGGTGAGGGCCCACATTGACGAGGCCCACCCAGATACCCTGAGCCTGGAGTCCCCGGAGCACCTTCGCATCCTAGAGGCCtgggacgagcaggtgtccaggaGAGAACGCTTCTTCACCAGCCAGCTGCAGCAACACAGTGGGACGATGGGAG GGGACAGTGTCAACCTCCCAGCAGAAGTAATGGTTGATACAGAGGACTCGTCATACCCGACGAACAGCAAAAGCTCTAGAACGATTAAAAGACTCTGA